The sequence CGATCTGTGGCAACATCGACTCTTCAATCAAACGGATATAATCTTCACGCTGATCGCGGTACTCCGCCGGGATGGCATGGGCGCCAAGGAAAGTGGATTTTATGCTGACCGGTGAATTTTTTTGTAGCCGCCGGATGACCCGTAACATTTTCAGCTCACCTTCTACCGTCAACCCATACCCGCTTTTGATCTCCATGGCACCGGTACCCATCAGGGCAGCTTTGGATAATCGCTCTGCTGCCAGCTGGTATAAGGCATCTTCACCAAGTGCATTTAATTTCCTTGCAGAGGACAGTATCCCACCTCCCCGCGCAGCGATCTCTGCATAACTGAGCCCCCGGATCTTATCAATAAACTCGGTTTCCCTTGGTTCCGCAAAAACAAGATGGGTATGGCTATCGCACCAGGCCGGTAATATGAATCGTCCGGCTGCATTGATACATTGTGATTGGGGTATGCCTGAAGGCATTGATGACATTGGCCCGAAGCCGGCAATGGAATTTCCTTCCAGTAACAACCAGGCATTTTCAATACAAGGCAGACTGGCCAATGCCGCTGACCTTAATGGTGCCTTAATGGTGGCCGGATTATGGGTACCCACAAGGCATTTTATATGTTGAAAGAGTGTCGGCATAGTTTACAAATCTTTCCAAACAGCAGCTGCAAAGGTTTCGAGGGAAGGATCGCGCGCACCCATCAGCAGGAGCACACAATCTTCGGTCAGGTGTGGCCGTAAGCTGGCCACCAGGTCATTCCGGTTGTCTACAAAATAGGCATTCTTACCTTGTTGTTTTATGTCTTCGACCAGGTCATTTGCAGAAATATCCTTGGTCGCAGTTCCGCCGGCATAAAAGATCTCGCTCATCCATATCTCATCCTGCGGACGGAGTACATGGGAAATTTCCTGCACGAAATCATAGCGCAGGAACCGGGTCGGGCCATAGCCATGGGGCTGGAACCAGGCAATTACCTTTGGCGCAATAGGCTGGCAGGCCTCAATGCTGGCGGCACATTTAGCGGGATTATGGGCATAATCATCGATCAGCCACACACCCTGTTTTTGGCCGATTACCTGGTGGCGGCGATAGATGCCTTCATACTGTTGCAGGGCTTCGGCTGACACAGCCAGGTCCACCCCAATGGCTGCTGCCACAGTAGCAGCCGCAAGTGCATTTTCCATATTATGCCGGCCCACGACCTGCAGGGAAAATGGTACATGGTTGATGGTGAAATGAATGGACAACCCATCCTGCTTAAAATCACGGGCCACATATCCGGCCGTACAATGTTCGTGGTGGCAAAAATCAAGGTTAATATCCTGCGACAATGTTGTCGCCAAAGCATGCGAACGGTTCACGATAAATTGCTGGCTGTTTTTCCTGAAGGTGGCGAACACCTGCATCAGTTCATCAATTTCCTTATGGTCCTTATCAATATTCAATAACAAACCAACCTGCGGATGGTACTGTACAATCGAACCATCACTTTCATCGGCTTCAATCACCAGCCAATCGCCCAGACCGCATTTTGCATTCCCGATCTTTCCTTCCCGGATGATGCTCACCAGTCCGGCACCACTAATGATCGATGGGTGCATACCGGCATATTGCAGGATATCAAATAACATGGCGCTGGTGGTGGATTTGCCCGAGGTACCGCCAACGGCAATGGTTTTTTTGCTTTTTGCGATCAGGGCCAGCAGTTCGCTGCGTTTGATGATGGGAATGTTAAGCTGCCGGGTTTTCTGCACTTCCGGTACGGTTTCTTCAACAGCTGTGGATACCACCACAAGGTCGGTGGTGGGATGGATACCCGTGCCGTCCTGTTCAAAACAAAGTATCCCTTCGGCTTCCAGTTTCTGGCGGGTATCATTGAATTCACCGGGTTTGAAATAGCGGTCACTCCCGCTTACCTCTTTTCCAACACCTTTCAGGTATTGTGCCAGCGCACTCATGCCGGTTCCGGCAACACCTATAAAAAAAACCCGTTGAAAATCATCGATACTGTTCATTGATCATCTTTGCATTAAAGGTAAGTGCTATGGTTTATTTTGATGCCAGTCTTTCATTGATGTCTAACCGATGCTGCCTTGCGGTGTCTTTTGCAATATCATAACCTGCATCAGCATGCCGGATAACACCCATACCCGGGTCATTGCGCAAAACCCTTGCCAGTCTTGCCTCTGCCGCCATCGTTCCGTCTGCAACAATCACCATGCCGGCATGGATACTATACCCCATGCCAACGCCACCACCATGGTGCAGGCTTACCCATGATGCACCACCTGCTGTATTCACCAACGCGTTTAATATGGGCCAGTCGGCAACTGCATCACTGCCATCCAGCATGGCTTCCGTTTCGCGGTTGGGACTTGCTACTGATCCGGTATCGAGGTGGTCGCGGCCGATCACGATGGGCGCTTTTACTTTTCCGGTTCGCACCAGCTCATTGAAAGCGAGTCCGGCTTTTTCCCGTTCACCCTGCCCCAGCCAGCAAATGCGGGCCGGCAATCCCTGGAAGGCAATGCGTTCCTTCGCCAGTTTCAGCCAGCGTTGCAGGCTTTTGTTTTCGGGGAACATTTTGGCGATGAGGTCATCGGTCACTGCAATATCCGCGGGGTCACCACTTAAAGCAGCCCACCGAAACGGCCCTTTTCCTTCACAAAATAATGGCCTGATGTACGCCGGGACGAATCCGGGAAAATCAAATGCATTGACCAGTCCATGTTCCCGGGCCCGGGCCCGGATATTATTGCCATAGTCAAACGTGATGGCACCCATTTTTTGCAGGGTCAGCATATACCCGACATGCAGGTGCATACTTTCATAACTCCGGGCGATATATTGGTCAGGATGTTCAGTTCTTAATATATTGGCCTGCGCAACAGTTAAGGTATGCGGAATATACCCGATCAACGGATCGTGTGCGGATGTCTGGTCGGTTAAGGTGTCTGGCACGATATCCCTTTCTATCAAACGGGCTAATAAATGAACCGCATTACACAATACGCCGATGCTGATATGCTCACCATTTTTCTTTGCTTCCAGTGCGCGGTCGATGGCCGCGTCTATATTGGTCATTTTGATATCGAGATAGCGGGTTTCGATCCGCTTATCGATACGCCATTCTTCCACCTCAGCGATCAGGGCCACCCCTTCATTCATGGTGATGGATAAGGGTTGTGCACCACCCATACCGCCTAACCCGGCGGTCACATTCAATGTACCTTTCAGGCTGCCCCCAAAATGTTTGTCGGCTACCGCGGCATATGTTTCAAAAGTGCCCTGCACAATGCCCTGCGAGCCAATATAGATCCAGGATCCTGCAGTCATCTGGCCATACATCATCAGCCCTTTCTTTTCCAGTTCATCAAAATGTTCCCAGGTGGCCCATTGGGGAACCAGCTGCGAATTGGAGATCAGCACGCGCGGTGCGTCTGCATGTGTTTTGAGAATGCCCACCGGCTTACCACTCTGGATCAATAAAGATTCATCATTCTCCAGGTCTTTCAGCGCCTTAATGATGAGGTCCAGTGCTTCAAAACTCCGGGCAGCTTTTCCCCGGCCGCCATATACGATCAGGTCATCAGGCCTTTCGGCGACATCCGGGTTAAGGTTGTTCAGCAACATGCGCAGGGCTGCTTCCTGGATCCAGCCTTTGCAGGATAGGGTGTTGCCGGTTGGTGTGGCATATTTAAGGGCATCATAACGGCGATGGGTAGTTGCAGGCATGGTAGTATTTTTTTATAATTGATAGGCATCGAAACCTTCATTGAGCGGATGGCCCGATCGGGTGGCGAATGCATGCACTTTGTTTACAAAAGAAAAATCCCGGATCATGCGGGTAATCTGTTCTATATCGCGGGCGAATATGCGGTCTTCACTGGCGAACTCAACGAACTCACGGACATGGCTATGGGCGAATTCAAGGACCGGACTACTTTTCAGTGGCCGGCGGAATTCAATGGCCTGGCAGGCGCTGAGTAATTCGATGGAGAGGATGAATTCCAGGTTATCAAGCACCTGGTTGAGTTTACGACCGCTGATACTGC comes from Flavihumibacter fluvii and encodes:
- the hutI gene encoding imidazolonepropionase; the protein is MPTLFQHIKCLVGTHNPATIKAPLRSAALASLPCIENAWLLLEGNSIAGFGPMSSMPSGIPQSQCINAAGRFILPAWCDSHTHLVFAEPRETEFIDKIRGLSYAEIAARGGGILSSARKLNALGEDALYQLAAERLSKAALMGTGAMEIKSGYGLTVEGELKMLRVIRRLQKNSPVSIKSTFLGAHAIPAEYRDQREDYIRLIEESMLPQIAAENLADYIDVFCETGFFTPEETVRICAAGKRYGLKPKIHANQLQVSGGVQAGIQSGAVSVDHLESMDEAAISALANSATIGTLLPTAAFFLRMPFQPARLLIDNGCAIALATDFNPGSSPSFNMNLVIAMACIQMRMLPEEAINAATINGAFAMELQHELGSIGIGKMANIFLTKPIPSLAYLPYSFGEQLVEQVWLRGKCISEPSGAIK
- a CDS encoding UDP-N-acetylmuramate--L-alanine ligase, translating into MNSIDDFQRVFFIGVAGTGMSALAQYLKGVGKEVSGSDRYFKPGEFNDTRQKLEAEGILCFEQDGTGIHPTTDLVVVSTAVEETVPEVQKTRQLNIPIIKRSELLALIAKSKKTIAVGGTSGKSTTSAMLFDILQYAGMHPSIISGAGLVSIIREGKIGNAKCGLGDWLVIEADESDGSIVQYHPQVGLLLNIDKDHKEIDELMQVFATFRKNSQQFIVNRSHALATTLSQDINLDFCHHEHCTAGYVARDFKQDGLSIHFTINHVPFSLQVVGRHNMENALAAATVAAAIGVDLAVSAEALQQYEGIYRRHQVIGQKQGVWLIDDYAHNPAKCAASIEACQPIAPKVIAWFQPHGYGPTRFLRYDFVQEISHVLRPQDEIWMSEIFYAGGTATKDISANDLVEDIKQQGKNAYFVDNRNDLVASLRPHLTEDCVLLLMGARDPSLETFAAAVWKDL
- the hutU gene encoding urocanate hydratase — its product is MPATTHRRYDALKYATPTGNTLSCKGWIQEAALRMLLNNLNPDVAERPDDLIVYGGRGKAARSFEALDLIIKALKDLENDESLLIQSGKPVGILKTHADAPRVLISNSQLVPQWATWEHFDELEKKGLMMYGQMTAGSWIYIGSQGIVQGTFETYAAVADKHFGGSLKGTLNVTAGLGGMGGAQPLSITMNEGVALIAEVEEWRIDKRIETRYLDIKMTNIDAAIDRALEAKKNGEHISIGVLCNAVHLLARLIERDIVPDTLTDQTSAHDPLIGYIPHTLTVAQANILRTEHPDQYIARSYESMHLHVGYMLTLQKMGAITFDYGNNIRARAREHGLVNAFDFPGFVPAYIRPLFCEGKGPFRWAALSGDPADIAVTDDLIAKMFPENKSLQRWLKLAKERIAFQGLPARICWLGQGEREKAGLAFNELVRTGKVKAPIVIGRDHLDTGSVASPNRETEAMLDGSDAVADWPILNALVNTAGGASWVSLHHGGGVGMGYSIHAGMVIVADGTMAAEARLARVLRNDPGMGVIRHADAGYDIAKDTARQHRLDINERLASK